CGCCATAGACGAGCCAGCTCTTGGAGTTGGTGTCCAGCGTCCAGCCTCCCGGTCCGTAGTAGCGCCATTCGCCTTTGGCCGACAGGGATTTCATGGGCTCCATCAGTTGTCCGGCGTCGTCATAGACGCAGGGCGGCTCGACGACCCAGTTCCCTCCGCCGACGGGCGTGCCTTGGGCGTTCCGGTACCACACGGAATCGACTTGCATGATCGTGTCGGCATGGGCGGCGAAGCGGCCCATGTTCTGAGGCTCGGACCCGACGTAACGGCCTCGGACGACCCACGGACTGACGAATTCGAAGTTCAGTCCCATGTTCGCCCTCGAGGCGACCGAGTACCAGTAGTTCGGGTCCGTCTCCTTGAGCGGAGTACCGGTGCACTCGTTGTCGTTGGCGTCACAGTGCCTGCGGTTAAGGGGAAGCGGGTCGACGGGGCACACGCTGATGTCCCAGTTCTTGGCATAGGGTTGGACCAACTCGAACCAGATGTAGTCGGGCCGGCCGAACCCCCATCCGATCGGGTTGTTGCCCTGGTTCACAAAGGGCATACCGTCCTCGTTGTCGGTCGTGTACATCAAGGTGGCGACCATCGTCTGTCGGCAGTTCGACAGCCACATGGTGCCCTTGGCGGCGGTCTTCGCTTGGGCGAAGACCGGGAAGAGGATCGCGGCCAAGATCGCGATGATGGCGATCACGACCAGAAGTTCGATCAAGGTAAAGGCCCGTTTATTCACGATGATTGCCGCACCCGGTTCTGGGGCGCCTCAAGCCGCATTATAGAGGCGGTTTGCCCGGGCACGCCACTTCCGTGAAAAACTCTTTGGCCGACTGTACGCGGACCGGTGCGGCCCGATCTGCCGGAAGCCGCCCCTCTCGGGGTAAAAAGTCGGCCCGTGGCAAGGGTCGGATTCGTCGGTCTCGGAGTGATGGGCGCGCCCATGGCGGGGCACTTGGTCAGGGCCGGCCACGACGTCACCGTTTGGAACCGGACCGCGGCCAAATGTGCACCGCTCGGAGAGGCCGGCGCACGCGTTGCTGACGAGATCGGCGAGGTTCCGGTCGCTTCTGACATCGTCTTCACGTGCGTCAGCCGGAACGAAGACGTCTTCGGCGTCGTCGCCGCAATGATGCCCCACGCCGCCGAGGACACGTTGTTCGTCGACCACTCGACGACGTCACCGGAAACGGCCCGTGACCTCCAGGCCGATCTCGCCGAGCGAGGCTTGCGGTTTATGGACGCGCCCGTCACCGGAGGGTCGATGGGAGCCCAAGCCGGCACGCTGACGGTCTTCTGTGGAGGACGTGACGAAGACTATGAACGGGCTCGCCCTGTCATGGAAGCCTACGCGAAGCGGACTCGGCTCGTCGGGCCGGGCGGCGCCGGACAAACGATGAAAGTCGCGAACCAGATCGCGGTCGGAGGGGCGCTGTTGGGCCTTTGCGAAAGCTTGGCTTTCGCCAGTAAGGCCGGACTCGACCTTGCGACGACCCGCGAGCTGTTGGCCGGTGGCGCGGCAGGATCTTGGGCCTTCGAACATTACGGCCCGAAAATCCTGAACGGCGATTGGACTCCGGGTTTCAGCGTCAAAAACCAGCGCAAGGACTTTGCCTACGCTTTCGACGCGGCCAAGGAAATGGGTGCGGCGCTCCCAGGCACGGTCCTTGTCGATTTCCTGTTGTCCAAGCTTACGGAACAGGGTCTTGACGATCGGACCACCGCCGCGCTCTACGAGGTGATCCTCGGCCTGGAGTCCGCGTCGTGGACGTAAAGCTGACGGGCGTCACGAAGTCGTTCGGAGCCATGAAAGCGCTCGACGACGTCGGGTTCGAAGCAAGGGCGGGGGCGATCCACGCGATCGTCGGGGAGAACGGTGCCGGAAAGACCACGCTCATGCGGATCCTCTACGGCGCCCTCGCGCCCGACGCCGGAACGATCGAAGTCGACGGAGCGACCCGGACGTTCGCCCGTTCCTCCGAGGCCATCGAGGCCGGAATCGGAATGGTGTCGCAACACTACAGCGTCATTCCAGAGCTCACGTGCCTTCAGAACCTGATGCTCGGAGCCGAACCGTCCTGGGCGCTGTCGAAGACCGACGGCACGGCGAGGGCGGAGTCGCTCGCGGCGAAGATGGGTTACGCCTTCGATTGGCACGCGAGGGCCGACACCTTGAGTCCGGCCGGAAAGCAAAAGCTGGAAATCCTGAAGCTCGTGTGGCGGGAGTCGAAGGTGATGATCCTCGACGAACCGACCGCGATGCTCTCGCCCGACGATTCGGAGGCCCTGTTCGCGAGTCTGCACGCGTTCGCCGAGAAGGGAGCTTGCGTGATCGTCGTCACTCACCGCCTGCCCGAAGTGATGCGCCACTGTGAGACTGCGACCGTCCTGCGTGGAGGCCGTCTCGTCGGCAGTACAAAGGTGGCGGACACGGACGCGTCCCGATTGGCGGAGTCGATCGTCGGCCACAGCGTCGCCGCCACCGTGAAGTCCGAACCCCAGGTCAAGGGGCCGCTCTTCGCCGCAAAGGGACTGACAGTGAAAGGCTATCGCGGCGACGACGCCGTCAAGGGGGCCACGTTTATGGTCCGTTCTGGCGAGGTCGTCGGACTTGCGGGCGTCGACGGTAACGGGCAGCGGGAGTTGTTCCAAGCCGTGACCGGTCATGTCCCGGCCGAAGGGACTTTAGAGTTCGACGGTCGGCCCTGGAACGGGCGGGCGACCCGACAACGGCTCGCGGACGGCCTGCGACTGATCCCAGAAGACCGTCATGCCGAGGGCGTAATCGATGAGTGGTCGTTGGACGAGAACGCCTCGCTCGGACGTCAATGGGCAAGGCCGTTTGCGAAAGGGCCGTGGATCGATGCCGCAGGGCGCCGAGCGTTCGCAGAACAGGCGGCAGCCCGGTTCCGTACGAAACACGACGGCTTGGACCGACCGATGTCGAGCCTGTCGGGTGGCAACCAACAACGGTTCGTGGCCGGTAGGGCCCTCAGCGACGGTGCACGGCTCGTCCTGGCCTTCCAACCGACGCGCGGGCTCGACATCGACGGGACGGCCAAGGTCTATAGCGCCATCCGCGACCTGTGCCGCGAAGGCGCTTGTGCCTTGATCGTCAGCTTCGACCTCGACGAGCTGATCGAGCATTGCGACCGGGTCCTTGTCATATCGCAAGGGCGCTTGTCCGAACCTTCGTCCGACGTCGCGTTCGACCGTGCCGAAATCGGCCGCATGATGGTGGAGGCCGGGTGAAGGGCTTGACATGGAAACACGGCCTGCTCACGGTCGGTGCGTTCGTCCTCGTCTGGATCGCTGTCCAATCGACGGGCGTCGCTCCGGGCCTGGCCTTGAAGAGCTTCGTGGAAGGCAGCGTCGGCGGGCCGGCCGCATGGCGTCAGACGCTGCGGGAAATGACGCCCCTCCTCGTCACAGGCACGGCCGTGTTCCTGGCCCTTCGTGCGGGCCTTTTCAATATTGGTGCCGACGGCCAACTGGTCGTCGGGGCTTGTACCGCGACGGCCGTCGCGATGCGCGTCCCAGGTCTGGCCGGGATCGTGGCGGGTTGCGCCGCGGCCGTCGTGGCCGGAGCGGTCTGGGCGTCGCCCGCCGCCTGGATCAAGGCTTATAAAGGCGGGCACGAAGTCATCTCGACGATCATGCTCAACAACATCGCCGGGTTCTTGACGGTCTGGCTCGTGACCGGCCCGATGAAGGACCCGTCGCAACAAAGTCCGACGACGAAGTTGATCGACAAAGGGTCGTTCATCCCTTCGGTCGTCGACCAGCCTCCGTTCCGCATGAACCTCGCTTTGATCATGGGGCTGATCGTCGTAGCCTTGCTCGCCGTTTTCCTCAAGAAGACGGTATCGGGGTTCGAGGTCGCGGCCACGGGTGCGAACCCGACCGCGGCCAAAGCCGCCGGAGTCGACGTCCGGCGCGTCACGGTCTGGGCTATGGCGGTCAGCGGCGGCCTGGCGGGACTCGCGGGCGCGTTCCTCTCTCTCGGTTTCGAGCACAGGTTCTACGCGGACTTTTCGCCTGGATACGGGTTCGACGGCCTTGGCGTCGCTCTCTTGGCCGGAGGTTCGCCTTGGGGGCTGGTCCCGGCCTCGTTCCTGTTCGCCGTCATCAGCGCCGGGACGTCGTCCGTCGACTTGCTCGGTGTGCCCAAAGGGATGAACGGCATCCTCCTCGGCCTGATCATCATCGTGTTCGCGACCGTGCGCTATCGGAGGGCAGGCGTTGCCGTCGATTGACTTCGGCCTCCTCGCCGTCAGCGCCTTGGCGCTGGCCGCCCCCCTTGTTCTTGCGGCCCTTGGCGGGCTGCTGAGCGAACGGTCCGGCGTCATGAACATCGCCCTTGAAGGTGCCATGCTCTTCAGCGCATGTACGGCGGCGCTCGTCGGTATTCTCACCCGCTCCCCTGCCCTTGGATTGGCTGCTGCATTGGCCATCGGAACGGCGGTGATGTCGCTCCACGCCGTCTTGACCCAAGTGTTCCGGATCGATCAGATCATCAGCGGTATGGCCCTGAACGCCCTTGCCGCCGGTTCGACGGCGTTCGTCAGCAAGGCCTTTCTCGCGCAGAGCACGGTCAAAGCCGCGCTCTTCCCGTCGCAGGTGTACTGGATCGCCGCGCTCTTAGCGGTCGTCGCCGTCGCGCTGTATATGGACCGGACGCGAGGCGGACTATGGGTCCTTGCCGTCGGGAACGATCCCGATAAGAGCCGGCAAATGGGGATCGAGCCTGTCCGGGTCCGGTTCGGCGCACTGGCGACAGGTGGCGTCCTGTGCGGACTAGCAGGGGCCCTGATCGTCAGCAACGCGGGCAATTTCACCGAGAACATGACGGCGGGGCGTGGCTACATCGCCTTGGCGGCCCTGATCATCGGATCCTGGAGGGCTTGGCCCGCGCTGGCTGCCTGTCTCGTCTTCGGGCTAGTCGAAGCCGTCCAGTTGCACTTGCAAGGCACCAAGCTCGTCGGTGCCGAACTCCCGACTCAGTTCTGGACGTCTTTGCCATACTTGTTCACGCTCGTCGCGTTGGCCGGGCTCTTGGGGAAGAGCAGACCGCCGGCCGGGTTGGGCAAGCACTGAGACGCCATGTTGGTATCGCTCGCGATCGTCGGGGCCACGCTTCAACCTGGGGACTTCGTGGTCGCCCGGTGTTCGGCGGCCCATCGGGTGCTCCAGTCTGCAGGTCTCCGGCTCCGCGTCGACCAAGCCGGCTTCACGTCTCGCGAGAAGACCCTGTATTCGGTCTCTTATGACCGCAAACTCGGCGTGGCCGACGTCACGGTAAACCGCAAACGACCACTGAGGGTGGTCGTCCAGGCCGAACAGACTTTTGCCTACGACGGGTCGTCCAAGCAGTACACGCAAAAGCCTCGTTCGGACGAGTCGCTCGGCCTCGCGGTCCAACACGGCCTTGAAGTCGCCGACGACGTCCTCATGGCCGTTCTCGAGGAAGGCGGCGTCGCGGGCTGGTTGAAGGAGTTCCAAGGTAAAGGCGAGTGGTCGTTCGCGAACGAACCCGGCATGCTGACGGCCGTGTGCAAGACCGACCATGGCATGATCCTTCTCTCGATCGACGCGAAGACGGACCTCCTGCGCCATGTCGCGATCAAAGAAGCGCAATACGGGACGGATTGGCGGTTGGACTACGGTCAGAAACCGACTGTGATCGCGTTCGAGCCGCCGCCCGGAGCGGTTAAGACGACCGAACTCCGGGCCGACACCGTCATGCCGACGTTCGGCTCTGCGGAAGCGAAAGCCGTCGTCCTGAAGCTCTTCGCCAAATACGACCATCCGAAGCGTCTTGCTTACGAAGTGTCGTCGGCCGACGAAAGGTCGCAGGTGTGGGTCTTGGCCGGAAACGTCCGTCAGAACGACGCGAAGGCCGATTGGTCGGTCGTATCGGACCGGTTCGAACTGCTCGACAAGGGTCGGGGCGACGTCGTCGAGGGCCCGGCCGCGCTGTCGAAGATCGTCGACGCGGTCGCTCGGTCCGGCACCCGGGTCGAGCCGCTGCTGAAGGCCCTGCTCCGGGGCCAGAACCCCTTCCGGATCTACTTCGGTTCGAACTCGAACGTGACCCTCACAGGGAAGGCGACCATCCAGGGCCAGCCGTGCGCGCTGGTCGAGTCGTCGTCACGGAAGTCGAAAGTGACGCTCGTCGTCCGCAAGTCGGACGGGTTCGTTTTGAGCATGTCCTCCCGCGACGTCGGGCCGGGCGCGATGCAGGGACAGACACGCACCTTCCGCGAATTGAGCTTCGACGCTTCATCGATGAAGACGACGAGACCGGCTTCGGCCCGCACCGTCAGCCTGAGCGACTACGTGGCCCAGTCTTAGCCCGGTCCAAGCTGGACCCCGGACATACTTCGGGTGATGTTCCGGAAGCTCATGGAGAGGGTCGACCGACTCCTCGGAAGAGGCGTTATCGACGAAGAACTCTATGAGGAACTCGAAGAAGCGCTTCTTCAAGCCGATACCCACGTCGCCGTGACCCATGCGATCATCGAAGACGTCCGCAAGGCCGTCCGTTCCGAAAAGATCACGACCCCGATCGGGATCAAGGACAGATTGCAGGACGA
This genomic window from Armatimonadota bacterium contains:
- a CDS encoding prepilin-type N-terminal cleavage/methylation domain-containing protein, which translates into the protein MVNKRAFTLIELLVVIAIIAILAAILFPVFAQAKTAAKGTMWLSNCRQTMVATLMYTTDNEDGMPFVNQGNNPIGWGFGRPDYIWFELVQPYAKNWDISVCPVDPLPLNRRHCDANDNECTGTPLKETDPNYWYSVASRANMGLNFEFVSPWVVRGRYVGSEPQNMGRFAAHADTIMQVDSVWYRNAQGTPVGGGNWVVEPPCVYDDAGQLMEPMKSLSAKGEWRYYGPGGWTLDTNSKSWLVYGGSWPWVNGRFRVTFMDGHLKTMAIGQLAQGCDLRPLWRGRVFDKTRYLWDME
- a CDS encoding ABC transporter permease: MPSIDFGLLAVSALALAAPLVLAALGGLLSERSGVMNIALEGAMLFSACTAALVGILTRSPALGLAAALAIGTAVMSLHAVLTQVFRIDQIISGMALNALAAGSTAFVSKAFLAQSTVKAALFPSQVYWIAALLAVVAVALYMDRTRGGLWVLAVGNDPDKSRQMGIEPVRVRFGALATGGVLCGLAGALIVSNAGNFTENMTAGRGYIALAALIIGSWRAWPALAACLVFGLVEAVQLHLQGTKLVGAELPTQFWTSLPYLFTLVALAGLLGKSRPPAGLGKH
- a CDS encoding ATP-binding cassette domain-containing protein; translated protein: MDVKLTGVTKSFGAMKALDDVGFEARAGAIHAIVGENGAGKTTLMRILYGALAPDAGTIEVDGATRTFARSSEAIEAGIGMVSQHYSVIPELTCLQNLMLGAEPSWALSKTDGTARAESLAAKMGYAFDWHARADTLSPAGKQKLEILKLVWRESKVMILDEPTAMLSPDDSEALFASLHAFAEKGACVIVVTHRLPEVMRHCETATVLRGGRLVGSTKVADTDASRLAESIVGHSVAATVKSEPQVKGPLFAAKGLTVKGYRGDDAVKGATFMVRSGEVVGLAGVDGNGQRELFQAVTGHVPAEGTLEFDGRPWNGRATRQRLADGLRLIPEDRHAEGVIDEWSLDENASLGRQWARPFAKGPWIDAAGRRAFAEQAAARFRTKHDGLDRPMSSLSGGNQQRFVAGRALSDGARLVLAFQPTRGLDIDGTAKVYSAIRDLCREGACALIVSFDLDELIEHCDRVLVISQGRLSEPSSDVAFDRAEIGRMMVEAG
- a CDS encoding NAD(P)-dependent oxidoreductase, which codes for MARVGFVGLGVMGAPMAGHLVRAGHDVTVWNRTAAKCAPLGEAGARVADEIGEVPVASDIVFTCVSRNEDVFGVVAAMMPHAAEDTLFVDHSTTSPETARDLQADLAERGLRFMDAPVTGGSMGAQAGTLTVFCGGRDEDYERARPVMEAYAKRTRLVGPGGAGQTMKVANQIAVGGALLGLCESLAFASKAGLDLATTRELLAGGAAGSWAFEHYGPKILNGDWTPGFSVKNQRKDFAYAFDAAKEMGAALPGTVLVDFLLSKLTEQGLDDRTTAALYEVILGLESASWT
- a CDS encoding ABC transporter permease; the encoded protein is MKGLTWKHGLLTVGAFVLVWIAVQSTGVAPGLALKSFVEGSVGGPAAWRQTLREMTPLLVTGTAVFLALRAGLFNIGADGQLVVGACTATAVAMRVPGLAGIVAGCAAAVVAGAVWASPAAWIKAYKGGHEVISTIMLNNIAGFLTVWLVTGPMKDPSQQSPTTKLIDKGSFIPSVVDQPPFRMNLALIMGLIVVALLAVFLKKTVSGFEVAATGANPTAAKAAGVDVRRVTVWAMAVSGGLAGLAGAFLSLGFEHRFYADFSPGYGFDGLGVALLAGGSPWGLVPASFLFAVISAGTSSVDLLGVPKGMNGILLGLIIIVFATVRYRRAGVAVD